One Paraburkholderia sp. IMGN_8 DNA window includes the following coding sequences:
- a CDS encoding acyltransferase family protein, producing the protein MRNEFEDYARGIGIVLVVYGHVLRGVMNADLVPAHHWLIPTDYAIYTFHMPLFFFLSGLHVERGLRWGRPAFLASKLQTVVYPYLLWSVLQGLAQWVLSDDTNQRFALADLENIFWNPFGQFWFLYALFLCQVLVCVATTQRKKLVLATVVSYFVGSVFDAGIFTTALKFFLFFASGIFLAGHLHTMVLRFATMRGVVVTFMSLCGAIYVAQQFGGYDSVWALPSAVLGILLVCEVALLTTRLGAFRVLRTLGIASMPIYLAHILFGSGSRIVLMHFHADNLYLQLCVGVVCGLSLPLLLYFFVARMRLEKYFGFPAIPAVAIHRARVADAMN; encoded by the coding sequence GTGAGAAACGAATTTGAGGACTATGCCCGCGGCATCGGCATCGTGCTGGTCGTATACGGGCACGTCCTCCGGGGAGTGATGAACGCCGACCTTGTGCCAGCGCATCATTGGCTCATTCCGACAGACTATGCGATATATACGTTCCATATGCCGCTGTTCTTCTTTCTGTCTGGACTGCATGTGGAACGCGGGTTGCGATGGGGACGTCCGGCCTTTCTGGCCTCAAAATTGCAGACCGTTGTGTATCCCTATCTTTTGTGGTCGGTTTTGCAGGGGCTGGCGCAGTGGGTGTTGTCGGACGATACGAATCAACGCTTCGCTCTTGCGGATCTTGAGAACATATTCTGGAATCCCTTTGGACAGTTCTGGTTTCTCTACGCATTGTTCCTTTGCCAGGTTCTGGTTTGCGTCGCCACGACGCAGCGCAAGAAGCTCGTCTTGGCAACGGTTGTGAGCTATTTCGTTGGGAGCGTTTTCGACGCGGGCATCTTTACGACTGCGCTGAAGTTCTTTCTATTCTTTGCGAGCGGAATTTTTCTGGCCGGCCACCTGCACACGATGGTGTTGCGTTTTGCGACGATGCGTGGCGTGGTTGTCACGTTCATGTCGCTGTGCGGCGCAATCTATGTGGCGCAACAGTTCGGCGGTTACGACAGTGTCTGGGCCTTGCCTTCCGCGGTACTTGGAATCCTGCTGGTGTGCGAGGTCGCACTGCTGACAACCCGTCTCGGCGCATTTCGGGTGCTGAGGACACTCGGGATCGCTTCAATGCCGATCTATCTCGCCCATATTCTCTTCGGGTCCGGTTCGCGCATAGTTTTGATGCATTTCCACGCAGACAATCTATATCTGCAACTGTGCGTCGGTGTCGTGTGCGGGCTCTCGCTACCGCTTTTGTTGTATTTCTTCGTTGCAAGAATGCGGTTGGAAAAATATTTCGGCTTTCCAGCAATTCCGGCAGTTGCGATTCACCGCGCGCGGGTGGCAGATGCAATGAACTAA
- a CDS encoding polysaccharide biosynthesis tyrosine autokinase has translation MNTPNLDARSLGGPRDGGLSARDVIRLLSDHLWAVIGVAAAVILVATIYVLLATPMYTAGALVRIEASDPNELGVGPNGPIVVQKQAPSTDAEIAMMQSRAVLEPVMQKFGYNLQVQAHKFPFLGSIVSKFATPGEPSRPWFGLAKYGWGGEKIRIDSLRVPPELENNKLKLRALDNGRYELLDSNGATLLTGKVGELVSGSGVSMLVSNLIAWPGTEFQLVGFNDVNALKRFSHELKVTEKGKDTGIVQISFDSSNPSVAAAVANAVAQSYVQATVASRQLSDTKTLDFINQELPRLREELRRAEAALTDNQASSNSLQPTAEAQSYLQGGLDLERQIAALQLQRTQLILRFTPNSRPVQNIDEQLAQLNAARQTFDARFNKMPASQRRDVDLTRNAKVAEAIYVAMVNKAEELTVRRAGTTGDVHIVDAAARPADPVSPNVPLVMGASASIGLMLGALIVFARSQLLTGVTDSRFVEWTMSVPVLGSVLYSPQQEQLKRATPNSLPTSAPQYGPRVALPLLPTAGTSDGRGAQGTAAAPAVAPNYLLARSFPHNASVEALRGVRASLHFGETAAPDNIVVVTGPTPGTGKTFVASNLAALEAETTKRVLLIDCDMRCGRLATLFNQQNAGGLSEVLMGKLHIDRAIREVGIPGLSFLSCGAYPVNPSELLMTPRFALLLEELNRQFDRVIVDTPPLLAVSDAAIIANRGGNTILVLRSGMHTEEEIEETVTKLQRAGACVGGAVFNAVPLRRSEKRSYGHLSAYSNHNHIAA, from the coding sequence GTGAATACGCCGAATCTCGATGCAAGATCTCTTGGCGGCCCTCGTGACGGTGGGCTTAGCGCACGCGACGTGATACGCCTGCTTTCCGATCACCTATGGGCGGTTATTGGCGTTGCTGCCGCCGTCATCCTTGTCGCCACGATCTACGTCTTGCTCGCAACGCCGATGTACACCGCGGGCGCTCTGGTACGGATCGAGGCCTCCGACCCCAACGAGTTAGGGGTTGGGCCAAACGGACCGATTGTCGTCCAGAAGCAAGCCCCGTCAACTGACGCGGAAATTGCCATGATGCAAAGCCGAGCGGTGCTCGAGCCGGTCATGCAAAAGTTCGGCTACAACCTGCAGGTGCAAGCGCATAAGTTCCCCTTCCTCGGTTCGATTGTCAGCAAGTTCGCCACGCCAGGCGAGCCGTCGCGACCCTGGTTCGGACTTGCAAAGTACGGATGGGGTGGTGAAAAGATACGTATCGATTCGCTTCGCGTACCGCCTGAACTGGAGAACAATAAACTCAAGCTGCGCGCGCTCGATAACGGCCGCTACGAACTACTCGATTCCAATGGTGCCACGCTGCTCACAGGCAAGGTTGGCGAGCTGGTTTCGGGTAGCGGCGTCTCCATGCTGGTCAGCAACCTGATCGCATGGCCGGGTACTGAATTCCAGCTCGTGGGGTTTAATGACGTGAATGCCCTCAAGCGCTTCTCGCACGAACTCAAGGTTACCGAAAAAGGCAAAGATACCGGTATTGTTCAGATATCGTTCGATAGCAGCAATCCTTCTGTTGCGGCAGCAGTCGCGAATGCGGTCGCGCAGAGCTACGTACAGGCGACTGTGGCCAGCCGTCAGTTGAGCGACACCAAGACGCTCGATTTCATCAACCAGGAGTTGCCACGACTGCGCGAAGAGCTGAGGCGAGCGGAGGCGGCGCTCACTGACAATCAGGCATCGTCCAATTCCCTGCAACCGACAGCGGAGGCGCAGTCCTATCTGCAGGGAGGTCTCGACCTTGAAAGACAGATTGCCGCGTTGCAACTCCAGCGTACGCAGCTGATCCTTCGCTTCACGCCCAACAGCCGGCCGGTGCAGAATATAGACGAGCAGCTCGCGCAACTGAATGCCGCGAGGCAGACGTTCGACGCGCGCTTTAACAAAATGCCTGCGTCGCAAAGAAGGGATGTCGACCTGACGCGTAACGCGAAAGTGGCCGAAGCAATCTACGTCGCGATGGTCAACAAGGCAGAAGAACTGACCGTGCGCCGCGCGGGTACCACGGGAGACGTACATATAGTCGACGCTGCGGCCCGTCCGGCTGATCCGGTTTCGCCGAACGTCCCATTGGTGATGGGTGCGAGTGCAAGCATCGGGCTGATGCTGGGCGCATTGATTGTCTTCGCGCGGAGCCAATTGCTCACGGGTGTCACCGATTCGCGCTTTGTTGAATGGACGATGAGCGTGCCCGTGCTCGGCTCCGTGCTTTATAGCCCACAGCAGGAACAGCTCAAGCGTGCCACGCCGAATTCATTGCCGACAAGTGCTCCGCAATACGGGCCACGCGTTGCGTTACCCCTGCTTCCGACAGCCGGTACGTCGGATGGCAGGGGCGCACAGGGAACCGCTGCAGCGCCCGCCGTGGCGCCTAATTACCTGCTCGCGCGCAGCTTTCCTCATAACGCGTCGGTCGAAGCGCTGCGCGGCGTTCGCGCTTCGCTGCACTTCGGTGAGACCGCCGCACCAGACAACATTGTTGTGGTGACGGGGCCTACGCCCGGCACTGGGAAGACCTTCGTCGCCAGCAACCTCGCAGCGCTGGAGGCGGAGACCACCAAACGCGTGTTGCTGATCGACTGCGACATGCGGTGTGGCCGGCTTGCGACGCTGTTCAATCAGCAGAACGCCGGCGGACTGTCTGAGGTACTGATGGGCAAGCTCCATATCGATCGGGCGATCCGCGAGGTCGGTATCCCAGGATTGTCGTTTTTGTCCTGCGGCGCCTATCCCGTCAATCCCTCTGAGCTGTTAATGACGCCGCGCTTTGCGTTGCTCCTCGAGGAACTAAACAGGCAGTTCGATCGGGTAATCGTGGACACGCCGCCACTTCTCGCCGTGAGCGATGCGGCCATTATTGCGAACCGAGGAGGGAACACGATCCTTGTCCTACGCTCAGGAATGCACACAGAAGAGGAAATCGAAGAGACGGTCACAAAACTGCAGCGCGCAGGGGCATGTGTGGGTGGCGCCGTATTTAACGCGGTGCCGCTGCGGCGCAGCGAGAAGCGCAGCTATGGACATCTGTCCGCATACTCCAATCACAACCATATCGCGGCTTGA
- a CDS encoding Crp/Fnr family transcriptional regulator produces MLDFTNEQLANHLLAVVPETEMALMAPHLKLQRLRAGQLLSDSGETVKQVYFPTTAIVSMVFLMADGATAEVAAIGNEGVIGVPVLMGGVTMPNRIEVRSGGYAYSMSAQVFKREFERHGPVHKLMLLYIQALLTQIAQSALCNRHHHIVKQVCTWLLLTHDRLKSDELIVTQQLIATMLGVRREGVTEAVGKLQEAGLVSMRRGHITVLDREGLEGHACECYGIVKREFRRLLLASAEEKEGGIPVASALLMHSRDRERELHSAYSGR; encoded by the coding sequence ATGCTCGACTTTACGAATGAACAACTCGCGAACCATCTGCTAGCTGTCGTGCCAGAGACCGAGATGGCATTGATGGCTCCTCACCTCAAGCTTCAGCGACTACGTGCTGGCCAATTGCTCTCGGACTCAGGCGAAACCGTCAAACAAGTGTATTTCCCGACTACCGCTATCGTGTCGATGGTCTTTTTGATGGCGGACGGCGCAACTGCGGAGGTGGCTGCTATCGGTAACGAAGGTGTGATTGGCGTTCCGGTGTTGATGGGCGGAGTGACCATGCCCAACCGCATCGAAGTGCGCAGCGGTGGCTATGCGTACTCCATGAGCGCTCAGGTCTTCAAGCGCGAGTTCGAGCGGCATGGCCCCGTCCATAAGCTGATGCTGCTTTACATCCAGGCGTTGCTCACCCAGATCGCTCAGAGTGCGCTGTGCAACAGGCACCATCACATCGTCAAGCAGGTCTGCACCTGGCTCCTGCTCACCCATGATCGACTGAAGTCGGACGAACTCATCGTCACTCAGCAACTGATCGCGACCATGCTCGGCGTCCGTCGAGAGGGCGTGACGGAAGCGGTCGGCAAGCTCCAGGAAGCCGGACTGGTCAGCATGCGTCGAGGTCACATTACCGTGCTCGACCGCGAAGGTCTGGAAGGGCATGCCTGCGAGTGCTATGGGATCGTCAAACGGGAATTCCGCCGGCTGCTGCTCGCCAGTGCAGAAGAGAAAGAAGGCGGCATACCGGTTGCGTCGGCGCTGCTCATGCACAGCAGAGACAGAGAGCGCGAACTCCACTCGGCCTACAGCGGACGTTGA
- a CDS encoding sigma-54 dependent transcriptional regulator has protein sequence MNKQFYRSLVYVSRSPERGLCDTLGQRGWDVAALRSGREARAHLAARHPTVGVFDFASGFSSHELAGFKSCFATAGIGWVGILAAPQLTNELQRGVIRRYFSRFVTVPYELDSIADAIGHEHGMVVLNAETDALTVRDEIVGTCPAMKDLFRAITKVANSEAPVLISGESGTGKELTAMAIHKRSVRRNGPLVVINCGALPYHLVQSELFGYERGAFTGAFQRKIGRIEAAHGGTLFLDEIGDLPLESQSIVLRFLQDRKIQRLGGTESIDVDVRIIAATNVTLEKAVAEQTFREDLYHRLCVLRIAEPPLRKRGEDIEVLAYHMLEKYRSDASHQIRGFSDEAIKAMYAYSWPGNVRELVNRVRRAIVMSDGRVLGPADLELDYMLSEGNNTLTHVREAAEKRVIEAALRRHRGRSRPAARELDISRATLYRLMANYGGRAHQDSTAASTRTPAVPAACDEEQEEWKERYAKVGNARRKD, from the coding sequence TTGAATAAACAGTTTTATCGGTCGTTAGTTTATGTTTCCCGTTCACCCGAGCGGGGGCTATGCGACACGCTCGGACAACGCGGCTGGGACGTCGCGGCGCTGAGGTCGGGCCGGGAGGCCAGAGCTCATCTCGCCGCGCGTCATCCGACCGTAGGCGTGTTTGACTTCGCGAGCGGTTTCTCGTCACACGAACTTGCCGGTTTCAAATCTTGCTTCGCCACGGCGGGGATAGGCTGGGTCGGCATCCTGGCCGCGCCTCAGCTAACGAACGAACTTCAGCGCGGTGTGATCCGCCGGTATTTCTCACGGTTTGTCACCGTTCCTTATGAACTAGACAGCATTGCCGATGCTATCGGTCATGAGCACGGCATGGTGGTACTCAACGCGGAAACGGATGCGCTCACGGTGCGCGATGAAATAGTCGGTACCTGTCCTGCAATGAAAGATCTGTTTCGCGCCATAACCAAGGTTGCGAACAGCGAGGCGCCCGTGCTGATTTCCGGCGAGTCGGGTACGGGTAAGGAATTGACGGCCATGGCTATTCACAAGCGTTCGGTACGGCGCAATGGCCCCTTGGTGGTGATCAATTGTGGAGCGCTTCCTTATCATCTCGTGCAATCCGAGTTATTCGGGTATGAACGTGGAGCCTTCACGGGTGCGTTCCAACGCAAAATTGGCCGCATCGAGGCCGCGCACGGCGGCACGCTGTTCCTCGACGAGATCGGTGATCTTCCATTGGAAAGTCAATCTATCGTGCTGCGTTTTCTGCAGGACAGGAAGATCCAGCGGCTCGGAGGCACGGAGTCGATCGATGTGGACGTGCGGATCATTGCCGCAACTAACGTCACGCTTGAAAAAGCCGTCGCAGAGCAAACGTTTCGCGAAGATCTCTATCACCGGCTGTGTGTGCTACGCATTGCTGAGCCGCCGCTCAGGAAGCGTGGTGAGGACATCGAGGTACTTGCGTATCACATGCTGGAAAAATATCGCTCTGACGCCTCTCATCAGATCCGCGGATTCTCCGACGAAGCGATCAAGGCGATGTACGCGTATAGCTGGCCCGGCAATGTTCGCGAGCTCGTGAACCGCGTCCGTCGCGCGATCGTGATGTCGGATGGGCGCGTGCTTGGCCCGGCCGATCTGGAACTGGACTATATGCTGAGCGAAGGCAACAACACGCTGACCCACGTGCGCGAAGCCGCGGAAAAAAGGGTGATTGAAGCGGCCCTCCGACGTCATCGCGGCCGGTCACGTCCCGCAGCCCGCGAGCTCGACATCTCGCGTGCGACGCTGTACCGGCTGATGGCGAACTACGGCGGCCGTGCGCACCAGGACAGCACTGCCGCTTCCACGCGGACCCCGGCTGTCCCTGCCGCATGCGACGAGGAACAGGAAGAGTGGAAGGAACGCTACGCCAAAGTGGGCAACGCCCGGCGCAAAGATTGA
- a CDS encoding phosphatase PAP2 family protein, protein MLWLAATRAWRPLVVWTSCFSVGVLAVAASRIAHAGWGVEIPALNFTVISGHSMLASAVYPTTFGICATQAKPRTAVLAYLFGLACALAIGVSRVLMGFHSTAEVVTGWLLGTLIAGMTCSLIGQSRVRTFSVGRFSTHDSTPFAATALALIVVCHGKVIPVSGWIDSTASEVTQWSKGQVVETR, encoded by the coding sequence ATGCTGTGGCTTGCAGCGACGCGGGCGTGGCGACCACTGGTTGTTTGGACGAGCTGTTTTAGCGTGGGGGTATTGGCCGTCGCAGCAAGCAGGATTGCCCACGCAGGATGGGGGGTCGAAATACCTGCGCTGAACTTTACGGTCATCAGTGGTCATTCCATGCTAGCCAGTGCGGTCTATCCGACGACTTTCGGCATCTGCGCGACTCAGGCAAAACCACGCACTGCTGTGCTGGCCTACCTGTTCGGCCTCGCTTGCGCATTGGCGATTGGCGTGTCGCGGGTCCTCATGGGCTTTCATTCAACCGCTGAGGTCGTGACCGGGTGGCTGCTCGGCACGCTTATCGCCGGCATGACATGCAGCCTGATCGGTCAGTCACGCGTGCGCACCTTTTCAGTTGGGAGGTTTTCGACGCACGACTCCACGCCGTTCGCAGCGACTGCTCTGGCGCTCATCGTGGTTTGTCACGGCAAGGTCATACCCGTTTCCGGCTGGATCGACAGCACTGCGTCCGAAGTGACGCAATGGAGCAAAGGGCAAGTGGTTGAAACTCGCTAG
- a CDS encoding alpha/beta hydrolase: MRELAQRLAARGVPVLRFDYRGTGDSADCESLLCPSDWADEVIEAIDYLRSITGIERVSLAGFRFGATVAALAARKSEIESIAMLAPVRSMRLFLREMNILNQTWRQTAGVGENHEHTPPGARDILGHRVSAAALETIGDLDLCKEPQVPAQRVLVAHSGQRDGSHELSAHFEAKGACVESVAFESYTRVLQPAWLTELPELLLNRVADWLSEGVEPCVRAPAVTVDASPALVTTSAIEYPLHVGDGSVFCMLCEPAMRHAAPEHTPVLLIANTAATHHVGDGRFGVELGRELVKRGFASLRIDARGLGDSCCAARSGVPGQTVLDATGEDLSRAVDWLVGRGYRHVVVFGICAGAYAALQATRLNRAVRGLVMVNPVGFVLPDGCTMQGAAERKLGSPRAHLRSMVRAGKWVEVIRGHARLGLATRTMWRHAVAQIQGTVAAWSGEALCSATESQQVRKLFQRLDADGVHVRLLFSPRDHSLDELYMHFGVHGRRLKKLSRVRTLIVRDMDHEVLHRIAREHVMAVCEEFLHTVFLTAVVDEKISPVPKPVGAVVASLSATAGSGAGKDRGASRESDMPASLPRAKKSA; this comes from the coding sequence ATGCGCGAACTCGCGCAGCGTCTTGCCGCACGCGGCGTTCCGGTTTTGCGTTTCGATTATCGGGGTACAGGAGATTCCGCCGATTGCGAAAGTCTGTTGTGTCCCAGCGATTGGGCCGACGAAGTTATCGAGGCGATCGACTACTTAAGGAGCATCACCGGCATAGAGCGGGTTTCCCTCGCGGGGTTTCGCTTCGGCGCAACGGTCGCTGCATTGGCGGCGCGCAAGAGCGAAATCGAATCAATTGCCATGCTCGCACCGGTTCGGTCGATGCGTCTTTTTTTGCGCGAAATGAACATCCTGAATCAGACCTGGCGACAGACTGCCGGTGTTGGCGAAAACCACGAGCACACGCCGCCCGGCGCGCGGGACATCCTGGGCCACCGAGTCAGTGCGGCGGCGCTTGAAACAATCGGCGATCTCGACCTGTGCAAGGAGCCACAGGTACCCGCGCAGCGGGTCCTCGTCGCTCATAGCGGCCAGCGCGATGGCAGTCACGAGCTCAGTGCCCACTTTGAAGCCAAAGGCGCCTGCGTGGAGTCGGTGGCCTTCGAAAGCTACACGCGGGTGCTCCAGCCCGCATGGCTGACCGAGCTCCCGGAATTGCTGTTGAACAGGGTGGCGGACTGGCTGTCGGAGGGTGTGGAGCCGTGTGTCCGTGCGCCGGCGGTGACAGTCGATGCGAGCCCAGCCCTCGTCACCACGTCCGCAATCGAATACCCGCTACACGTGGGGGACGGGAGCGTCTTTTGCATGCTGTGCGAACCTGCAATGCGGCACGCAGCGCCTGAGCACACGCCTGTGCTTCTGATTGCCAATACGGCCGCCACCCATCACGTCGGCGACGGACGTTTTGGTGTGGAGCTTGGACGGGAGCTTGTGAAGCGCGGCTTTGCGTCGTTGCGAATCGACGCCCGAGGGCTTGGCGACAGTTGTTGCGCGGCACGCAGCGGCGTTCCTGGCCAAACGGTCCTCGATGCGACGGGGGAGGACCTGTCCCGCGCGGTGGATTGGCTCGTGGGACGCGGTTACCGCCACGTCGTCGTTTTTGGTATCTGCGCGGGGGCATACGCGGCGCTGCAGGCGACGAGGCTGAACCGCGCGGTGCGTGGACTCGTTATGGTCAATCCGGTCGGCTTCGTCCTGCCGGACGGATGTACGATGCAAGGCGCGGCTGAGCGTAAGCTGGGGTCGCCGCGAGCGCACCTGCGCTCCATGGTGCGCGCCGGAAAATGGGTCGAGGTTATCCGCGGCCACGCGCGGCTTGGACTCGCCACGCGCACGATGTGGCGGCACGCAGTTGCGCAGATACAGGGCACGGTGGCGGCTTGGAGCGGCGAAGCACTGTGCTCGGCGACGGAAAGCCAGCAGGTCCGCAAGCTGTTTCAACGACTGGATGCGGACGGTGTTCACGTTCGTCTGCTCTTTAGCCCGCGAGACCATAGCCTCGACGAACTTTATATGCACTTCGGTGTGCACGGTCGCCGCTTGAAAAAGCTCTCACGTGTGCGTACGCTCATTGTCCGCGACATGGACCATGAGGTGCTGCATCGGATTGCACGGGAACATGTGATGGCCGTATGCGAGGAATTTTTGCACACGGTATTCCTTACCGCCGTCGTAGACGAAAAAATCTCCCCTGTGCCGAAACCGGTCGGCGCCGTGGTTGCATCGCTCTCAGCTACTGCCGGCAGCGGCGCGGGAAAAGATAGGGGCGCGAGTCGCGAATCGGACATGCCGGCAAGTTTGCCGCGGGCCAAAAAATCGGCGTGA
- a CDS encoding glycosyltransferase, with protein sequence MRVLHLVLAPRLSGAEVLAKDLAIDQRADGMAVCVASLLPSHAEFMPLQDELQDHGVLCWFPQRRHRVARKLWNLFFAVRRFRPDVIFAHATIPSFYARALPLRVPVVYVMHSATNDFERPLFRRVEHILSGRARAVIGVSQQGVTDYAQAIGPHPSMSVVPNGVDLARFTFTEGIERSGRVPQVVQIGRYASVKNQLLTVRAFSEVLKQAQNARLVLYGVVEDPDYQRAVIELVEELGLAKRVVVAGPRTDVATVLSESNVFVMPSRSEAHSVAFLEALASGIPIVASKIPSFAFANGFPGVQLVDTDDVQCYADAVLMALGQARAQRSLAGLTLRDTADRYRAIAQQVCLPVPAR encoded by the coding sequence ATGCGTGTCCTTCATCTGGTTCTGGCACCACGCCTGTCCGGCGCCGAAGTTCTCGCGAAGGATCTCGCCATCGATCAACGCGCCGATGGCATGGCGGTTTGCGTGGCATCGCTGTTGCCCTCGCATGCCGAATTCATGCCGTTGCAGGATGAACTCCAGGATCACGGTGTGCTGTGCTGGTTTCCGCAGCGGCGGCATCGCGTTGCCCGCAAGCTGTGGAATCTGTTCTTCGCGGTGCGCCGCTTCCGCCCGGACGTGATTTTCGCGCACGCCACGATTCCGTCGTTTTACGCACGCGCGTTGCCGCTTCGTGTCCCAGTCGTCTATGTGATGCACTCGGCGACCAACGACTTCGAGCGCCCGCTGTTCCGGCGCGTCGAACACATTCTCTCGGGACGCGCCCGGGCCGTGATCGGTGTGTCGCAGCAAGGCGTGACGGACTATGCTCAGGCAATCGGACCGCATCCGTCGATGAGCGTGGTGCCTAACGGCGTGGACCTTGCGCGTTTTACGTTCACCGAGGGCATCGAGCGCAGCGGCCGGGTGCCCCAGGTCGTGCAGATCGGCCGGTACGCGTCGGTGAAGAATCAGCTTCTGACGGTGCGTGCGTTCAGCGAGGTGCTCAAGCAGGCGCAAAACGCGCGCCTGGTGCTGTATGGCGTGGTCGAGGATCCCGACTATCAGCGCGCGGTAATCGAGCTGGTCGAGGAGCTGGGACTCGCGAAGCGCGTGGTGGTGGCCGGGCCGCGTACCGATGTGGCGACCGTGCTGTCTGAGTCGAATGTGTTCGTCATGCCGTCGCGCTCCGAGGCACACAGTGTGGCGTTTCTCGAAGCGTTGGCCTCCGGTATCCCGATCGTGGCGAGCAAGATTCCGTCGTTTGCCTTCGCGAACGGATTTCCCGGCGTGCAGCTCGTCGATACCGACGATGTGCAGTGCTACGCGGATGCCGTGCTGATGGCGCTAGGGCAGGCGCGCGCGCAACGCTCGCTGGCTGGCCTGACGCTCCGGGATACGGCGGATCGCTATCGGGCGATCGCGCAGCAGGTCTGTCTGCCGGTGCCGGCCCGCTAG